The Prunus persica cultivar Lovell chromosome G7, Prunus_persica_NCBIv2, whole genome shotgun sequence genome has a segment encoding these proteins:
- the LOC18783159 gene encoding pre-mRNA-splicing factor ISY1 homolog, with translation MARNEEKAQSMLNRFITLKAEEKKKPKERRPYLASECRDLAEASKWRQQIMGEIGRKVAEIQNEGLGEHRLRDLNDEINKLIREKVHWERRIVELGGPNYAKHAPKMTDLDGNIIDVPNPSGRGPGYRYFGAAKKLPGVRELFEKPPELRKRRTRYDIYKRIDASYYGYRDDEDGVLEKVEALAEEKMRAEAVAEWKRMEEIRKEARRAVKSGEVVSVAKAKEVLFEEEEEVVEEERQRERELQERSEREKEFVVHVPLPDDKEIEKMVLEKKKKELLSKYTSDGLLEEQTEAKQMLNIQR, from the coding sequence ATGGCTCGTAACGAAGAGAAAGCGCAGTCGATGCTCAATCGATTCATCACACTCAAAGccgaagagaagaagaagccaaaAGAGCGACGTCCATACCTGGCCTCCGAATGCCGGGACCTTGCCGAGGCCTCCAAATGGAGGCAGCAAATCATGGGAGAGATTGGCCGAAAAGTCGCCGAGATCCAAAACGAAGGGCTCGGCGAGCACCGTCTCCGCGACCTCAACGACGAGATCAACAAGCTCATACGGGAGAAGGTTCACTGGGAACGACGAATTGTTGAGCTCGGAGGCCCTAACTATGCGAAACACGCCCCTAAGATGACGGACCTCGATGGCAACATCATCGACGTCCCAAACCCTAGCGGCCGAGGCCCTGGGTATCGGTATTTCGGCGCGGCGAAGAAGTTGCCGGGAGTCAGAGAGCTTTTCGAGAAGCCACCGGAGCTGAGAAAGCGGAGGACGAGGTACGATATATACAAAAGGATTGATGCGAGCTATTATGGGTATAGGGACGATGAGGATGGGGTTCTGGAGAAGGTTGAGGCTCTGGCGGAGGAGAAAATGAGAGCGGAGGCCGTGGCGGAGTGGAAACGGATGGAGGAGATAAGGAAAGAGGCACGGAGGGCTGTGAAGAGTGGGGAGGTGGTGTCGGTGGCGAAGGCGAAGGAGGTTTTGtttgaagaggaagaagaggtggTTGAGGAGGAGAGGCAGAGAGAAAGGGAATTACAAGAGAGGAGTGAGAGGGAGAAAGAGTTTGTGGTGCACGTGCCCTTGCCAGACGATAAGGAGATTGAGAAGATGGtgctggagaagaagaagaaggagctGCTGAGCAAGTATACTAGTGATGGATTGTTGGAGGAGCAGACTGAGGCCAAGCAGATGCTTAACATTCAGCGCTAG